In the Pararge aegeria chromosome 16, ilParAegt1.1, whole genome shotgun sequence genome, TAAAAGTTAGTAGTAGCTCAGAGGAcactgcccgttctccgttaaaaACTATGgtttaaattgcttataaatgattataattattattattattatgaaaaaaaataaaaacgtgtgagccgtcacgggacgcctggcagatgtgaaacatcgaaattgttttctgtaagttattgcagatattaaaaaatgaaaagacaaatttgttccacaaaaaaaaatccaagcaAATGGAGATCTTATTAGTACGGTTGACGTACAACCAGTAAATGCCATGTTTCAGCCAATCACCaccggtggcgtgcatagagggtttacatagggtatgcagatgatataaatcaaaggaaatctccagtgcaagttaaaaaaacttaaggataggcattgcaagagttataaaaagcctactcttaagtatttataactcgtactggagattttcttcattttatatcatctgcataccctatgcataccctctatgcacgccacagatCACCACCTATCTGTCAGCGTACTCTTAATAATGCGTCATAATGAATATACCTGTTATCACTGTAGGTACCCACTTATAATGTAGTTCAAATTGATTCTAAGGGCCGCCGTACACGGACTGCTTCAAGCAGTTGAGACCGACTGCTTAAAGCCGCGACCGCGCAGTGAACTATAGTCATTCATTCGCTGCCGTACACAcgactgctcgagcagtcgCGACCGCTTCAAGCCGTCAACTGCATGATGAAATTCCATCGTGCCGTCGACCGCTCGCGAGCGGTTGCGAGGCATACACCGACTGCTCGAGCCGTTGACTGCGCTAGAGCAGTCGACAGCTCTCCGACTTCCCTCTCCCCCCCGCCCTTTGCGGCCTCGCGGCGTCTGTTTTCTCATTTGCCGGCTGTTTTTTGAACATGGAGGGCGTGTGCGATAGTGATGCCCTTATTAGCGCAATTAAAACGCAAGAACTTATTTGGAACTATAAACTTAAGGAACACAGcgacaaaataaagaagaacaatGCATGGGCAATTATTTGTGCCCAAGTAATTGAGAACTTTGATGAAAAACcagttgaagaaaaaaatcaaatcggtAAGTAAAAAAGTCAGTCATttaacacacacatttattattttatttattattaaaaaacagactggtaacaatataatagttgttttgcttcttattatatttttaatatttaaaagaatacagAGGCTATGTTATACGGACGGCGCCCTTTTGATTTATATCATATTCCATTGCCAATCTAGTTTGCCTTCTTCGCTCACAAAGTAATTAGCAAATTCTTCACGGATTGTTGTTAACATAGGTCCACCTGGACGAACTTGCTGGGTTGAATGTATTATAGAATAAGGAAGACCCTCAAACGTATCCTCAAATTTATTTCCATCTCGTTGTTTTACGTAGTTGTGAAGAACACACGATGATTTTACTATATCCACTGCGAAATCAACGTTGACGTTGAGTGGTCTATGAAAGATCCGCCATTTATTAGCTAATATGCCAAACGTGCATTCAATATATCGCCTCGCACGTGATAACCGatagttaaaaattttttttttctctggtaAATTCTTGCCACCATATGGACGCATTAAATTTTCCTGCAAGCTAAACGCTTCATCCCCAATAAACACATTCGGTAATAACGGTCCATTTTATGATATTGCAGAAGGTGGaggtatatttaactttttttcttgtaacattttatatagacAACTCTCTTCGAAAATAGTCGAGTCAGCGTGCCTTCCATATGAGCCTATATCCACGAAAGTGAACATATGATTACTATCACATACTGCTAGAAGTATtatcgaaaaataatttttatagttataatatgacGATCCACTTTGCGCGGGTTGtattattctaatatgtttGCCATCAACGGCACCGAGGCAGTTCGGAAACTGAGCATTTTTTTTGAAACCATTTATTATGTCTTTCCATTTATCTTTAGTTAGTTGTTCCATACACATATCCTTCATATGTATCCATATATTTCTGCAAACATCCCTCACTATCTTACCTATTGTTGTTGATGCTATTCTAAAACTATATTGCAAATCCATAAATGTACATCCAGTTGCCAAAtacctgtaaaacatatttataaatcaatcaattatactaacttatatttttttgttgttacagccatgttaatacagaaaaaatggaaaacatTAAGAGATGGATACACCAGAtatgctaaaaaaattaaaccaaagagTGGTTCAGCAGCCCTCAACATTCGGCCATATGCATATTATCAGCAGATGTCTTTTTTAAAGGCAATAATAGAAGATAGACCCGacaaaacaaatagtttacAAGAGAGTGAGCACACTGAAATTACGTCCGGAGAAACCGAAAatggtcaaaataaaatacccagagaaagaaacaaaagaaaattaactaCTAAAATCACAGATGAGAACgtcttaattgaaaaattatccaAACGTTTAGATGAAAAAACGCAGAATTCGCGcattgataatgaagatgaagataaattgtttttactatcattagttggcgaattcaaaaaaattaatgagcATTATAAATTAGATGCTAAGACCGAAATACTTAACGTAGTGAAATACTTTAAAGGGATGACAAATCACACATATCCTTCGAGTTATGGTGACAGGGGATATTCATCGTTTAATGATTATCGTGGACCATGGGGTTATAATACTGGCCCCTCTACCTCTACATCAGTGCCTGGTCCCTCTAGATCAGCAACCGGCCCCTCTACATCAATGGCTGATGACCAAAATTCTCAATTTGAAGACCTTTCATCATGTTCTGTAATGTCCGATGAtgtaatttccaatatttttaatgaataaaaattttaataattactatatatttttcttacctcAATGTTACTGCTAGTCTTTCTTCAGGTTCGATACTTCTCCTCATAATTGTGTCTTCCCGTTTAATGTgagactttagtatattatacaattcATCAAACGAAGACTTTGACATTCTAAAATAGTTGAAAAATTTTTCTTCATCACTTCTAAGTTCCATAAACAAATGATGGAATTGTCCACGTTGTTCTCTTAATTGCAAAATTGGATGAACCCaaaattttctcttttgacGTCGCCGCCGTCGTCTCCGCCTGAGCAGGAGCAGCAAAAGCAGTGCTTCCTCGTCAGAATCCATGACTCGACTGTGGTAGAAAAtcaactgctcgagcagttgaGTCGTAGCTCGAGCAGTCAACAACCGACAGCTCAAGCAGTCGACGCCGACCGCTCGAGCGGTCCGTGTATTTCACTCAGCCGCTAACTGCTCGAGCAGTCCGTGTACGGCGGCCCTTAATGTTATTTTAGTCACACATACCTACTTAGATATAAATCTGTGAACTTGTTTAATTTCACAATCGTGTGATATGAGCGGTATACACATGcagtaatattatgaaaaatacatGGATACAACAGGGGttgtcaatattttatattaataattgaagaACCTAGAAACAGATTGCCCCCCTGATATCAGAGAAATTCTTCGTAGGACCTGACGTCCCAAAAATCTCTCTCCCAAATGCCTCTCTGTACctgtcaacctgaggcgtacgtgctcatgtgtctgtaattacactggtaattggccacgcccttcagaccagaacacagcagaTACTAGCATGGCGGTTGCATGAAGCTCTGTGACAAGCTCTACTAACTAAGTTCAGGATTCTACGTCTATTTTAGACAATTTAAACATTGTCTCGGAATCATTTCCTCTGACTGTACAGACCGATTCGCTAGCGACAAATTAACGACAGCACTTGGTGCGGCAAAAAATGTCGACCTTTGACGCAATCGCTCGCTCGTCTCTCTCTCTCATTGAAAGAACGGCAAAGAACTCTTTCCCTAAAGAACCTCTCCATCTACACATGTCGATCGCTAGCACAAAAAGCACAATCTTTGTGATTAAAATGACTACTACCTTTGACGCAATCGCTCGCTCGTCTCTCTCTCATTGAAAGAACGGCAAAGAACACTTCCCCTAAACAACCTCTCCCTACTAGTCAATCGCTAGCACAAAAAGCACAATCTTTGTGATTAGAATGACTACTAACTACTTgccaataaaatacaattgatCAAGACAAAATGGTGTAGTTCCTTAGCGATGTCGCTTATAAGGAGCCTGTTGATTTAAATGTAAAGAATTATGAAGAAAAGTACTTCCTCTGAAGCGTTGACAGCCTAGCGTGTCAGACATCAGCTCTCCTGAATGAATAGAACTGAATAGACCGAGGAAGATCCCGCGGCATGCCCTtctaaattttcggagttaggtatgtgaatgaatgaatacacttttattgtacaccacacaaagAAAATTTACAAAGCACAATTATAATAGAGCgttaaggtagaaggtacaatttggcggccttatttcTATATAgctctcttccaggcaaccaatggcgtaggAGAAAATACTATGGAAGCTAtcgatgtgcgttttaatcagtTGATTTAAAGTTAACAGAAAACATTGAGAGGTaaactgcatgcttgagagttctccataatgttctcaaagacgtgtgaagtccataTGCActcagccagcgtggtggactacggtctaaacccttctcattctgagacccttgccctgccttgtagttggccggtattCGGTTAATCATGACTCCAAAAAGATTCTGCTCTGCTCTTTAATCTATAATTAAGGATTACCCGCATGTTTGACatgtaatttttgaaatttttatattgacGCATCTCAACAAACAATTGTAGTTATACTCCTGCTTTTTAAACTCGAACTTTACCGTATCGTACTAAAGTGTATTATACAAGTCTCATGCGAACTCCTAATGATATCCACCTACACAAGTATATCGACCCTGAAAATGAGTTTTATAATCTCGTTAGCAAAAATTACCTTCAATGAGTAAATGCGTGGTCTGTAACACACTTAATGTTGTCATTATATTGTGAAAATCGATTAAATGCAATCCTACTAtcctaataatattacaatataaatgtgaaagtgtggatgtttgttactctatgacgcaaaaacggctgaagcGATTTGGATTAAATgaatgtagcctttgacatggaaaaggaCATAAGCTAGctagctaccttttatcccgattccttacgAGCTTCCTTGTTTAcgagccgcgggcagacagctttgaaatgtTATGCATATCACCTGtgttatggaaaaggacatgtactttctataccgatctctcaaatagttcccgtggtaggattaaaaattgttaacgagcgaagctttagacccatttctgaagtcgcgggcaggagctagtaataatatagtataatgcaATTGAAAGTTTAAAAACCGATATATCGAGCCATTACCGCTGTCAAAAACAGAAATTCTAAGTTTTTAGGTTTTACGATATTTAAACGATATGCGATTATTGTGATATAATTTAACAGTACAtttatgtgtaaaaatatttcaatgaacATTCTTCTGTATCTAAATGGCTCGTTATGCTCTAGATCCTGAAAAATGTATAggcaattgaataaaatacgattgtatgtttcatattttaatgaacGGGTGTGATCTAGACATTATATTacgtaataatttttaacttatCATCATTACCACTATGTATGCCAAGGCTGTagaacccaccacgctgccgcTATGTGGATTGGCGGGCTTTAGCTATTATTATCGCGTATTAGTAACCGAAGCGACGGCGACCGACCTAATTTTCTCTCTAAGGCTCGTGCCTTGGATCATTGGGCAACACAAATGTCCTTACTTGGCTGATTCTGAAACCCCGAATAccttgtgtttttatttattctactacaagttagcaaaTTGACTGcaatgactgcaatctcacctgatggtaagtgatggtacagtataatatggtagcgggcgaaCCTTTTatggagtacggtagtcattcatacccccaatcggtttccacgcgacatcgcaccggaacactaaattgcttagcggagcgtatttgtcggtagggtggtaactagccacggccaaagcctcccaccagacaaaatctTAAAAATCGTAAATCGTATCAAGGTTCTCGTATTTTGTGTCACCTGCAGTTTGTTCTCCTCTTTATTTTCCTCCCTGCATGGCAACCTTAGAAAGGTCGTatcactactaagcgataaggttgccttttgtattctccttctatttttttgtttcttttttcatgttatacttcatgtggtgtacagataaagagtaataataataattcacagtCGAACCAACGACAAAAACCAACGAAACCATGAAAGTTTTTCTATAGTGGCTTCGGAGTAATGAAATTGTAGCCCATACAGCCTGCATCCAACGCTCCTAGCGGAAtcgtcataaaataaaaaacagtagtAATTTAGGGCTTTAAGACAAAGTGTATTAGCTCCAATTTACATTGgcattaaatgttttaatatcgTGAATATATGCGTGACTAACCGGGACTTCCCGACTTCGTATGATATGAATCATATTAGTTGATAGTAACCTCGGCCACAGTAGACGTAGGACTTTCTACCTTATAACGTTACTAGCTGCGCTACCGTGGTTTTATCGAGTGAATTAGTCGGTTAAAAACGCGTGCCTTActgcaatataaaaatgaatatttccAGGACTAAAAGTAACATATGCCACtattcgtcctttcaactatgaTAGTAACCTCGGCCACAGTAGACGTAGGACTTTCTACCTTATAACGTTACTAGTTGCGCTACCGTGGTTTTATCGAGTGAATTAGTCGGTTAAAAACGCGTGCCTTActgcaatataaaaatgaatatttccAGGACTAAAAGTAACATATGCCACtattcgtcctttcaactatgaTAGTAACCTCGGCCACAGTAGACGTAGGACTTTCTACCTTATAACGTTACTAGTTGCGCTACCGTGGTTTTATCGAGTGAATTAGTCGGTTAAAAACGCGTGCCTTActgcaatataaaaatgaatatttccAGGACTAAAAGTAACATATGCCACtattcgtcctttcaactatgaTAGTAACCTCGGCCACAGTAGACGTAGGACTTTCTACCTTATAACGTTACTAGTTGCGCTACCGTGGTTTTATCGAGTGAATTAGTCGGTTAAAAACGCGTGCCTTActgcaatataaaaatgaatatttccAGGACTAAAAGTAACATATGCCACtattcgtcctttcaactatctcGATGCCGAATATCAAGTCGGTTGGTTATTTCGATAGGACGTGAATGAAGGACGATTTTTCGTGAAATACAAAGTAAACGTTAACGGTACAGTAAACCACCTTTGAGAATTTGATGTTTTCCAGGAcctaaagtagcctatgttattcacGGTCCTTTATGccgaaaatcaagtttattggttgcttagttagggcgtgaaataaggacaaacaaacacacttcgcatgtataatattagtaaggttaTAAACACAATTTAACCGTAAGTGTAAAATAAACTGTAGGTAATTGATAACGGAAATTTTCTTATCAAGATTCGTATACAAGGTGTAACTATAATAAAACAGCCAAGTGTGAGTCAGACTGGCAGACTGAGGGCTTCGTAATTTAGaaagaaacttttttatttttaactattctgTAAGATATATATCGGAGGGTGTGTTCATGAACtttttgatctagttcccccccaCCTTTTTACCATTGAACCGCGGGataccgtaaggatctgcatccctacgtggtcgatataccacGGACAGCGACATGCAAATACCTGTTATTTTCACAGTCTTAGTAGCGTTAGTCCAAGATTTGCTAACACGCAAACGAGGATTCTTATTCGCATATCAAAGTGTATTTTTTAAGGTATAATTGACCTAATGCTACTtgctttagagtcgcaaattctgtatttctgcattttacaaacgttttgtTAGAAGCCCGAGTGTAGAATTTTAGGCAAATATGAGCTTTAATACAATTCTCAAAGGAtgcattttactccgatgtttaaGAAATCGACTCCTCGACTGCGAGCGagaaattttgtactaaggctactgtcaTGCCACGTTCCTATACAATGGAGTCTCAGTGATCGATAGCACCGACAGATTGCGGTTGTGTGGACGGCAGTTTTAAAACTATAGATCACTGTGATCAATCTGCAGTCGACGGATTGCCTGAGAATGGGATCCTTAAAGCAAAATCAACATACATACATAGCATAATATGATCGCAGAATAGACTGGCacgagctataaaaaacaataaaaattattatccgTTTTTCTATGAATCGCAATATCACGTAGTTGGCAAAGAGTCAAGGATGTATCGATTTTCCTACTATATTTATGTAGACGCTTCACTTTTGTGTTATTCTTATTCGAAGTCGAATTGAAATGGCATCCAACCTTTTGGGGCTAACATACTCTCCACAAGTTGATTGTTAATTGTTGATTCTGTCTTTCGACCATCTCAAATTTTTTTGTTCCATTACaagtgacggccgactggcgcagtgggcagcgaccctgctttctgagtccaaggccgtgggttcgattcccacaactggaaaatgtttgtgtgatgagcattaagtatttttcagtgtctgggtgtttatatgtatttatgtatatataatacataaaaatattcatcagtcatcttagtacccataacacaagctacgtgtgtattgtcgtagtatatttatttatttatttatatttaagttagcccttgactgcaaacttaAAAATGTCTCTAGCgctaagttatgatgcagtctaagatagtagcgggctaacctgtttggggcaTAGTACgaaaacgctaaatcgcttggtggcaagGCAGAcgagaccagagataattcggAAATGATTCTCTCTGATTTCGCTGGGGATCGAAACCACCTCTTCTTATAGGCGCTCCACTTTCCACGCGCTCATAACTTTGCCGGCAAGCTCATAAAAATAGGAAGAGGAAATGgtagacataaataaataaatatactacgacaaatcacacaccgccatctagtcccaaagtaagcgtagcttgtgttatgggtactaagataactgatgaatattgttatgaataacatacataaatacttataatatatatataaacacccagcactgaacaacattcatgttcttcacacaaacattttccagttgtgggaatcgaacccacggccttggactcagaaagcagggtcgctgcccactgcgccaatcggccttcaataacatagacataattatctcgattaattataatatttttttatttatctgaaCTTTCAACTTAAACTACACTTGGCTAATTTACAGTCatacatcttttatttttatgtgaagtaaatatatactcgtatatacaacCAAATGCGTACTTCACGTCTTATATTGGTGGTGAGTAGGTAATAAATGTATgcaatggtgcaatttaaaatcaactgtccctatcatatttaaaatcaaatggTTATTTGTGTTTTAGTAATGATAAAGCATCATTGCATTTAAGCTGACGCGACGTGACTTATAGATGAGGGATTTTCTCTTTCTAAGTCAGCTGTTTTCTGACGTCATTGTGGCAATATGACTAAATAAACCCACTATACGCCATCGTCTTACAATGAAAGCAgcttgttttaaattagtttttacgCTTAGTCATTTAAAACTAACGTAGCTTAAGAGTTTCCTTTACAAATCAGCTGTTCACTGACGTCATTCTTTTAATATTCCGtcatttcgacggccgactggcgcagtgggcagcgaccctgctttctgagtccaaggccgtgggttcgattcccacaactggaaaatgtttgtgtgatgagcattaagtgtttttcagtgtctgggtgtttatatgtattttctaagtatttatgtatatataattcataaaaatattcatcagtcatcttagtacccataacacaagctacgcttactttggggctaggtggcgatgtgtgtattgtcgtagtatatttatatatttatatttataaaaaaaaaaaaatatataagttaatatttagctaGCTGTATAAGATAAACAaggacaaggctgcttggaagcaggccactccgctttcatctctcacaaaacaaaaaaaatctaaacactgttaaactataaaattatgttggaaaagagcaatagcaacagctgagtttctggccggctctactcagtggaatctgccttccgaaccggtggtagtcactacgaACATactgaattgacgtttcaaaagtgcacaT is a window encoding:
- the LOC120630649 gene encoding uncharacterized protein LOC120630649; translation: MEGVCDSDALISAIKTQELIWNYKLKEHSDKIKKNNAWAIICAQVIENFDEKPVEEKNQIAMLIQKKWKTLRDGYTRYAKKIKPKSGSAALNIRPYAYYQQMSFLKAIIEDRPDKTNSLQESEHTEITSGETENGQNKIPRERNKRKLTTKITDENVLIEKLSKRLDEKTQNSRIDNEDEDKLFLLSLVGEFKKINEHYKLDAKTEILNVVKYFKGMTNHTYPSSYGDRGYSSFNDYRGPWGYNTGPSTSTSVPGPSRSATGPSTSMADDQNSQFEDLSSCSVMSDDVISNIFNE
- the LOC120630651 gene encoding protein ANTAGONIST OF LIKE HETEROCHROMATIN PROTEIN 1-like, which codes for MDSDEEALLLLLLLRRRRRRRRQKRKFWVHPILQLREQRGQFHHLFMELRSDEEKFFNYFRMSKSSFDELYNILKSHIKREDTIMRRSIEPEERLAVTLRYLATGCTFMDLQYSFRIASTTIGKIVRDVCRNIWIHMKDMCMEQLTKDKWKDIINGFKKNAQFPNCLGAVDGKHIRIIQPAQSGSSYYNYKNYFSIILLAVCDSNHMFTFVDIGSYGRHADSTIFEESCLYKMLQEKKLNIPPPSAIS